A window from Bos mutus isolate GX-2022 chromosome 1, NWIPB_WYAK_1.1, whole genome shotgun sequence encodes these proteins:
- the LOC102267171 gene encoding keratin-associated protein 19-5-like, protein MSFYGNFYGGLGYGYARGCGSFHRLSYGYGHGGYGFGSGMEANQLTTPDTVCHCSNHYRGLGHGYGGFGGLGFGRGCGSFRRLGYGSDFGAYGLGPGYGSFGYGYNLYPSFFGRYGFSSYY, encoded by the exons ATGAGCTTCTATGGCAATTTCTATGGAGGCCTGGGCTATGGCTATGCTCGAGGATGTGGTAGCTTCCACAGACTGAGCTATGGCTATGGCCATGGAGGCTATGGGTTTGGCTCTGGCATGGAAG CAAACCAACTCACCACCCCTGACACCGTGTGCCATTGCAGCAACCACTATAGAGGCCTGGGCCATGGCTACGGAGGCTTTGGCGGCCTGGGCTTTGGCCGTGGATGTGGCAGCTTCCGTAGGCTGGGCTACGGCTCTGACTTTGGAGCCTATGGACTTGGCCCTGGCTATGGAAGCTTTGGATATGGCTACAATCTCTACCCATCCTTCTTTGGAAGATATGGATTCTCTAGCTACTACTGA